The DNA window tccttctcatccttcaggTCAAGCTGAAATGCTGCATCTTTAGAGGACACTTTCTCTGAGTAGGTCTTCCTGTGATGAGCTTTTCATCCAGTTCACTTCCTTCATCCTAGCTCACTCAGAaatgcatttatgtatttatcatcTATGTCCCTAGATGGGTTAGAAGCTTTTGACCACCATAAGAGAAAACCCAACTCCACTGGCTTAAACAACAAGGGAAGTTGTCCAGTGGTAGGACCAGTTTTGAGGTGGGTCAATTCAGTGGTGTTCTCAAGGACCTCAGTTTTCCCCGTCTCGCTGCTCTGCCCCCTTGATGTTGTCTTCATCCTCAGGTTAGCGGGATGGATACAGCAATCCCAGGCCTCATAGTAGGACTTACCAACAGGGTTTTCTCCTCCTTGATGTGTCTCACTTaactactgctgtgtaacaagttGTCATAGAACTTGGCAGTTTAAAGTGACATTTTAACTGGAGAGGCTTCGCTGGTGGTTCTGGCAGAAGGTCTCTCATGAGGTTATTGTCAAGCTATTGACCAAGGCTGAAGTCCCCTGAAGGCTTAGCTGCAGCTGGAGGATCCACTCCCAAGTTGATTCGTGTGGCTGTTGGCAGGAGGCTTTGATGCCTCCATAGGTGGGCCTCTCCATAAGGCTGTTCCTAATGCAGGGCTTGCTGTCTTCCTCCAGAGTGAGAGAGCAACTGAGTCAGAAGCTGCAGTGTCTTTTAAGACCTAATCTCAGACATGACACACCACCACTGCCACTGTATTCTATCATCACTCAGCCCAGCCCTGGTCCTACACGAGAAGGGACTACATAGGGTATGAACACAAGGTGGTGGGAGATGCTGGGAGGTCACCTTAGAAGCTGGCTCCCACctggtatttttctttcaaaatgagggaggaaaaaaaaaatgagggagggTTTTCTTTGTATCTGCTGACTACAGCAGATACCTAAGCCTACCTAAACCAATCACTCGCAAGGGGGCTGGGACCGTCGATTACAATCCTGATGCACCCCTGCGCTTAGGAGCCACCTCTGCTGAAGTACATAGTGGGATCCAGGAGGAAGACTGCCACCTGCACAAAATCAGGACTCTGGAATGAGGAAGGGGCAATGGGAGTGGATGCTGAGAGGGCTCCTGCGTCTCTGATGCTCACTGCTAGACTGTCGACTCCAAGAGAACAGAGACCCgtgtcttttcttcctccttgcaTCCCTGGCATAGAGCTCACTGCCTAGTATAGAGTAGATGTAACCatttttgctaaatgaatgaatgaaaggcaaAATGGAAGGCCGCCAGCAGGACCTCAGGGACTGGTTACCAGGTAGGGCTGGATATCCACAGGCCACTGGGTCCTCAAGTTCTTCTCAGAACTCAGGAGGACGCCTGCTCCCAACCCCAGTGGCAGCCCTAAGGACAGACAGGACTGGCAGAATTATTCTCACTTTATTTCTGGAGAAATTTGATCAGATGCAGTAACACTGATTCCAGGCGAGGGCAGGGGGCACGGGTACCCCTAAAGCAACCAATATCCTGTGGCCCAAGGTGCCCCCCATCCCCAGACCTGGGTTCCCTCTCAGTTACAGTTAAATAGAGGGAGGAAGCTCTCCCCAGGGAGTCTTGGGAGGGTCTGCCTCCTGCACCCGCCCCCTCCACGCCGAGGGGTCTGAGCACAAGCTATTTACAGTATTCACATCCACTGTACCCCACCAAACCAAGGCAAATACTACAGGTGGCTCTTCCCCATGGGAGGAAGCCAGAGAGgctgtgagtgtatgtgtgtatgggggTGTCCGCGCGTGTGAGCACACGAATGCACTGAGGGGCAGGGTCTGGCTCCAGCCAAAGAGACATCAGTCTATAAGGTGCAGATTAAAAATAACAGAGAGGACCCAACCCCCAGGGGCCCAGGCCACTTCCGGCTTTGTTCGGTCTCCTCTTCCAGACACCCTGGCAGACGATGCAGAGCCCTCAATAGCCAGGCCTGGATCCGAGGCAACCCCTTAAAGGACTTCTGGGGAGAAAGCAGGAGGGAAAACAGTCAGGGCAAAGCAGGCTCCAAGCCCAAAACCAGGCCGGGGGTCTTCTCGCTAGAGCTCGAGAGGGCCTCTGATGGAGCTGGGAGAAGAAAGGGCTGGGTGGAGGAGGCCAGGGAAGGCTGCTGGGAGCTAGAGATGCAGGTCCCAGAGAAAGGGATCCCTACCTGTGACCTGCGGGGGCTGCACCACAGCTTTCTTGAGGAAGGCTTCCGCCTCTGCGAAGGGCAGGAGAGCCTCTGGCGTCCGGCCCAGACTCTTGTCCCCAGAGGGTCCCTTAGGTGAGAAGCCGTTCTCCTGGTGCGCTGGCAGAGGCTGCAGCCCATTCACCAGGGACCCTGGCGACTCCTTGTTTGGCAGGCTGTGGATGCAGAGGCCAACGCTCAGCCCGCTCCCATGGCAGGACAGCCCAGGCGCCCTACGGTTTCCAGCCTGACCCTGCCTCCCTGCTCCTGGGCCCTGCGCTTGGGAGCTGGTACCTCCACTGAGGCTCCTGGGGGGCCAGCTCCTCTTTCTGCAGCTCCGAGGGCCGAGCCTCCACAGCTTTCGCAGGGTCTATCCCTGGGAAGGAATGGCCATCAGttaggggtgggggagaggctgagggctggggctggggctggggctggagaggaggggaACAGGCCTTTACCTGGGCTGGAATTGTTGGCCGTTGCCTCCTTTCTGTCCTGCTTCTGCTTTGAAGAGGAAGAGCAGTCAGGCTCAAGGGGATCCCTGGCCCCACCCGACTGCGCGCTGAATTCTTCTCTCCACCCAACCCCCCCCCCAGATCCTGGACAGCCTCGCTTCTCCACCCTGAATGCCTTTCCGCgacctcccttccttcctcaccGGACCTCCACTCCCAACACCGCTCTTGGGGGCATCCTGACCTTGGTTTCAGCAGCTTCTGACTTCCGAGTTCTCTTCATGATCTCCTCCAGGCGCTGTTCAGAAAGAAGCCCGACTCCGGTTAGGCCCAAGCCCGGCCCTAATCCTCGACCTCCCACCAGCTAGCTCTGGTCCTGGAGTCTCAGGGGCCCTTCAAGCTCACACCAGTTCTTTCCAGGCCAGGAAGCTGATCTCGCCCCCACTCCCTCTCGACCTAACCCTCTGCAACCTAGGCAgcgccccctcccagccccactaGCCCCTCTAAAGAAGTGCGGACCGAGCCGGGAGCTGGTCCCGCTCACACTCGGCCAGCCGCTCGCAGTACCTTTCTGCGCTCTTGCCGCTCCTGCTCCTCCCGCTGGAAGTGCTTTTCCCGCTCCAGACGCTGCCGCTCCGCTTCTTCTCTGGACCGAGCTTCGGCCTCCTCTTTCTGCCAAAGACCCCCCCGGCCCCGGGAGCCTTAGGCGGCCGGCCTCCGGCGGTCTCGTCCAGCCGGCCCCCGACCCGCCACCAGGAGGCGCCCGCGCCCCGTCCCGCGGGGGCACCTGCTTCTGCAGCCGCTCCTGCTCCTCCTGCTCGGCCTGCGCCTTCTCCCGAGCCTCCTGCTCCTCGCGTCTCCGGGCCTCCGCCTCCCGTTCCGCCCGGGCCTCGGCCTCCCGAGCCAGCTGCTCTTCTCGCATTCGCCTGggggacacaggagactcagactCATGCCCGGCTTTTTCTCCAGCCCCCGTAAGGCCTCCTCGGTCCCCGAGGGCGTGCTCACTTGTCCCTTTCGGCCTGCAGCCTCCGCTCCTGTTCCTCCCGCTCCCGCTGCTCCCGGGCCTGGCGCCGCTTCTCAGCCAGGAGCCGAGTGGCCTCTTCTCGGTCCGTGGTGCCAGCCATGGGTTTGCTAGGAGTCACCgggggagcaggggctgggggtgaggtcAGGACAGCTGTCTCTGGAGCGGGATCCGGAACCAGGAGTCAGCATGCACCACCAGCCCAGACCCCTCCATCACTTCCCATCCCCCCACCTCCATACCCCTGTGGCTTGCTGGACCTCAGGGCGACCCCGGCGGCCCACCCACCCAGCCTCCGCCACCGACTCAGAGCACTGAGGTCCTGGTCTCTGGCAGGCACCTCCTCTTCCCTACATCCACTCCCCCAGGCGTCTCTGGCAGCCTGCACCGCTGACCACCTCCCACTCACAGGCAAAGCTGGCttctctgccctgcccaccttttggcctcttctctccctgcccaCCTGCAGGGATCTCTGTGGGCTGCTCTttctggggctgggctggggtgggtgaGGGCACAGGCGAGGGGGCCGGTGAGGCCAGGGCTGCAGGTTCCCTCTCGTCACTGGCCTTGCCCTTGCTCTGGGTCTTGTCCTCAGGCCCCACCACACTGGGGCTCTCCTTTGCCTCGTCCTTCCTCCGAACTCGCCCCTTGGGTGATGCAGTGGTGCCTCGGGGGGATGGTGGTTTTGGGGGCAGAGCATGACCTGGCCCTGGGCTGAGGCAGGGGGAGGCAGGCCTGTGCCAGGTTGTGGAGGGAGAGGATGGCCGGGCCTTGGATTTGGGActgagaggaaaaagaagagttAGACCTCGAGGGCACAgagtgtccacacacacacacacacacacacacacactttgagcATGTCACTTTCCTGGGGAAGTGTCCTCCCAGGTTTGGTCAGCACCCCCACCTCATGTGCTCTCACACAAACGTAATTTAGTGTATATATCCCAGTTTGTAATTACATATTCATTTGTGATTCTTTGACTCCTGTTTGTTTCCCCAAGAGCCAGTAAGATTACTAAGAGAAAGAAGGAGGCCTGGTTTGGCTCAGGGAAGGGTGCTCGGCACCCAGAACACAGTACCTGGCAAGACCATTCCTTTGTCCAGCATGTATTTCTTGAGTGCTTACCAGGCACTGGTTCTATGTGTAAGGGTACTTCAGTGATCAAAacactccagaaaaataaaaaattctgttCTCAAGGAGCTTTCTTTCTAGAGgtgggttgttgtttagtcgctaagtcgtttgggattcttgcgaccccatggagtgtagcctgccaggctcctctagagCAACACATATTTATGAATGAATGGCTGGCAAATATGCATGACACATATTTATGAATGAATGGCTGGCTAGCTGGCCTGGCGGTAGCAGGCCTTGCCCCATTGTCGGGCCCACCTGTGCTCCGCGTTGCCAGCGGAGAGGCGCGGGCGCAGAGAAGCAGGCAGCGACTGGCGCTTCTTGAGGCTGCGCTCCCGGGCCAGGGCACTCTTCTCCTTCTCGTTTTCCCGCTCCTtgtccttcttctcctttttctgcaCCTGGGGAGGAGGGTTAAGGAGAGCAGGGAGAAGGGAAACAGAGGTCAGAAGCGCCCGAGCTCCCCAGCACAGGAGCCGGGCCCCCACCTGCGCCGCCAGCCACTCACCGGCGAGGCCTCGGGCCGGAGGCGAGCCGGGGCGGGGCTGCCCCCGGCGCCGGCCTTGCGGCGATCCCCGCGCTCCCCGGCGGGGGCGCAGCGGTGCCCGCTTCGGGGGGCGCTGCACGGCGTCAGCGGGCTGGCGGAGGCTGAGCGCGGGCACAGGGGCACGGCTGCGGAGGGATGACTGCGGTCGGGGCGCGGTCCACTGGCGTGGCtggcccctgccccgcccctcgAGGGGGCTCTCCCAGGGCCGCGGCTCCTACCCTGGTCCCGGCCGTTTCGGGGCAGTGTGACCGCACTGCGACTCCGtgccaggaaggagagggtgggcgTCATCAGACGGTCCACGATGCTGCTCTCCCACGGGCTTAGCTGCAGGCTGCGATCTAGGGGGAGAATGCCGGGAGAAGCAGGTTACTGCCGGGCTAGAGTGGTCAAGCAGAGGCATCCGGTACGGCCAGGTACATCCCCACGTGGAGCCCAAGGAGTCTAAGACTCTCCCCCTAGTCATGGGGGTTACACTTGTCCGCCCTGGGGTCTGACCCCCACCGCAGACCCAGGCAACAAGACGCTTCCCATGGCAACCTCCTGCAGGGCTAGAGAGGTCCCTCCTACCTCTCTCCCCAAGTGAAAGGGCACTGAACTATGATTATAGAGAGGAGACAGCCAAGGTTGGTGATGTACCCAGTTGCCAACTTCTATGTCCCATTATAGGgctctgctcctcctgccctcagagtGCTGGCCTAGGGAGGCATTGCTCGCAGCCCCCCCTCTCCGCCCCCCACGGGATTTGGGACAGTCAGGGCCCTTGTGCTCCTCTGACTGAGAAGAGGCCCAGCTTTTGTGTCTCCCATGCCAGGGAGAGGCTGCTAGGGGGCCTGGCTGCCCCAGGCCGCCCTGCTCTGTCCCCTCAGCTGCTGGGTTATTTTTAAGCTTCAGTCAGGTGGGGCTGGTAACAGCAGCTGATTTCGTTGCTGGGCAACAAAGCAACCAAATAAAAGCTGGAGAAACTTATAAATAACTCCTACCAGGCCCCTCACTTGTGACATCAGGGCATGGTGGGGACGCAGGGGCTGCGCTACCCTGGGTGGCCATGAGTCTGGAACCAGCCAAGGCCATGGCTGGGGCTCTGAAGGCAGAGAGGGCAGGGTTGCGTGGGCCCTCCAGGGTGGAGGCAGAATAAGGGCTCCTGCACACACAGCACCCAGGCTCGTCGGCTACTCCCGGGCAAGGCCACCTGCCTGAGGCTGGTCTAGGCCAGCTGGCTGTGGTTGGAGATGAGGCTGCCGGCCCattcccaccctccacccccactctcATCCCCACCTGCTCTTGAGGCTCtagccaggctctctgtctgcTGGGTCACTGCCCTCTGTTCTCTTCCCCTGTCGGCACCTCTGTTCTCAGGACCCAGATCCAAGTGCAGGCTCCCCTGAGGGGTGCACAACCCCAAGCGGGGTCGAGTGGGGGTGGAGACTTGGGGTGTGTGAGGGCTCCTGGGACCTGAGGTTTTTGCTGAGCTCTGGAAGAGGCTACCAGGAGGGGACTACAAGGAGCTCTGGAGGAAGGAGGGCTGGGCCTTCTCTTACTTCTACTGGGGGAGTTCCAGAGCGTGGCAGAGGACTTTGAGAGCCGCTTGTTGATTATAGAGTCCACGTGTTTGGGCAGGTTTACTGCCGACACGGAGCACCTGCTCCCACCTGGAGGGGAAAAGACACGGCATTAGGGCCGGGCCGGACGGGAGCCAGGGGGGGCACTGAGGCCTTCCATGCAGGATGCTCCGCGggcagggtgggagagggaggagtgggcaggctagggaggtggggaggaggcagaCTTGGCTCTGGAGGCGAGGATGGGTAGGTGACCAGAGACAACCTGGATTGGGGAGCTGACGGAAAAGGAACAGAGGAAGGAGATGGAATAAAACTGGAGACGCTACAGCCTTCCTGGCCAGGAAGTCACTCCCTAGGGTgctgcagcccctcccccacaaccACCCAGCATTGGCACTTGCTGACACTGCCCAGCCAAGGCACTCTGGCTACAACATCCATGGTCCTGCAGCAAATACAGATGCTCCTAAACGGAAGGACCCACGGTCAAACGCGCGCACACAAATTCACATATTCACAGGGACACACAAAGACATGCACGCACGGGCATATAGAGTGACAGGTACTTGTGCATGCACCCAATAGTGCAGACatgcacagacacagagacacaaacagCCACAGAAAAAGGCTCAGACCCAGATGCAGACGGGCACCAACGCACCAAAGCAACTTAATCATATTTGTAACATTTGTTGGGTGCTTACCacgtaccaggcactgtgctgggcaccaCACACATGTTACCACACTTGATCCTCCCAAACATCTACCTACAACCTCGGAGGCAAGGAGtactgttatccccattttacagataaagaaagtgAGAGAGCAGGAAGTCAGAGGTCACACCGCAAGGGCCGGAGCTGGGAATCCAGACCCAATTCTGTCTGACTTGGGAGACCACAGTGAGGTACACAAGGCCACTCACACATCAAGGCAAACACGTACTAAACACGCAATGCACAGATCCATGAGCATATACACCAAAAGATGTACAACGAGAAATACCGAATCTTGACATTACATAAAGACATCCAAACACAGCAGTACATACATGCCAGCAAAATGTCAGACCAAAATCCATGATAGCCCTACGTAAAGAAAACTCAGAGACAAAAATCTACCTTCCATGACAGGTACATTGGGGTgatagttttctttaaatatccaGTGTCTGCAGGGTATTAAAGTGCTCTTTTCTGTATCAATCAACTAATAGTAATTGACAGGAGCAAAGAAGGCTAATCTAAAAAGAGCAAACCGAATGAAGAGCACCCACCTCTGACTTGATAGTGGAAGTCCTTGGACAGGACTTGGTTCTACAGACTTGGGTTTACAGATCATTCCAGAAGACACAAGGCACATGAAGCAAGGCATACCTGCTGCAGGGAGCTGCCAGCTCCTGGCATGGAAGCtgctcccttcccccacttctcaggccccagcctccccctcccaccccgcagCCCCTCCAGCCCACTCACTGGTCTTACGTCCTGGGGAGCTGTGGTGCAGGGCCCCTGCCCAGGACCAGCGCTGCTGCCGGATTTCAGCCCACGTCTTCTTCACTGACCGCTGGATGGCTGCCTCATAGCgctcctggtggggagggggccggggggaGAGGTCTGGGCTCAGCAGCTTGCCTCCTACCTGGGAGAGAGGCTCTCTCCCAGGACaatgctgcccccaccccagcatgtTTCCCTGACTCATGGCGGGTAACCAAGGCTACTGAGGCCTCGCTGTGACTAAAGACAGTTTGCAACAGATCCCTTTCAAATTGTTCTTGGGGAGCTTTTCATTGTTCTTGACTCATTTCCTGAGCCTATGAGCTGTCTCTCTGAGGACCGGGTGGGACTCCCCCTGCCCGGGTCTCCCAGGTGGGCCCCTGGCACTGAGGGTTCTGACCCTGGAGCTGGGTTTGCGTTTGGCCTGAGGACTGGACCAGAGCCAGGCCCCCTTTCCCTTCATTTCTTCAAAGTGCTCAAGCCAGGGTTCACCTCACTAGGAGTTCACTCGGCGcactcacacagacacatctCTGCACACCTACACACACCCATCCggggcacgcacacacacatgtaatgaCAGCACACGGCTACAGGCGCCTATCCTGGCACGCACAGAACCAAACGTGCCTGAACAGATGCTGAGACGTAGGCCCCACGGGACTGGACTGCACGTGTGAACACAGACGTGTGAACACACCGAGCCTGCATGCAGATGTGTGCACACAGAGTCACACGCGCCCGGCCAGGACCCAGCACAAACACACCTTGTTCTTCTCCAGCTTCTGCCGCTGCCGCTCCTCCAGGGCAGCCCGGCGCTGCTCGGCTTTGAGCCGCTGCTCCTCCAGCCGCCGCCGGCGCTCCTGGAGCTGCTTCTCCCTCAGTGCCTtggccttctcctccttctccagccACACGGCCTTCTTGGCTGCTGCAGCGGGGGAAAGGAACCCCGGGGGTGTGAACATCCTGGCCCCCAAGTGTCTGCTCCGAGTGGCCTTGCCTGTTCCTCTGGCCCGGGGTGGGTCTTTCCCTCTGCCTGCCTGGTGGGGAGGTGCCTGTGCTCTGAGACTCCCCCGCTCAAGTTGAAGGGCATGCTAAAGGTGGGCTGAGGCCTCagaatgagggcttcccaggcgggaGGCCTGTTCCCCACCCCCGCCACTAGCTTCGTGGTCTCTGGGCACCCGAGGAGAAGTGAGCTCTTTAGGCCCAGGTCCCTGTCTAACTTCGGGGCCTGCTGATGTATTGTGATTAAGAGCATGGGGTGAGATGAGGCTTCTGGGTCTGAATCTCAGCTCTCTCACCTAGCTGTGTGGCTTAGGCAAAGGGTTTCATCTTTCCgagcctctgtctccccatcctCAAAATGGGTATAGGGTTGAGGGAGATAAACGGACTGTTCTTAGCACAGTGTACATAACAGAGGTTCCCGAAGGGTTAGTGCTACTAACAGGATGTCCATGGGGGTGAGGCTGAAGGGGAGCTGTCACGCACTTACCCAGGTATTTGGCCCGCTCTTCCCGCCGCTCCTTTGCCAGCTTGtgtctctctcctgccttctttaCGTCTTAACAAAAGGAATAAGGAGAGACTTCGGTCACGAGGTTCCCCTCAAAGGGGAGTCAGCCTCAGGGCCCTGCCTCCAGGCCTCAGTCACATGCCTTTTCCATCTCCTCTGGGGCCCAGGAGACTCCCTCTGGGGGCATCACCCAGGGCTGGGACTGGGCCCGGGACAAGGGACATCACACATACCTTGCTTGGTGGGAGGGCTGTCGGAGGTGGGTGCTGCCGGCGGGGATGGCTGGCTGCTCCTTCGAGGAGGCCTGGCATCCCGTGGGCCCGTGGCTGGTGGGGTGGGTCCCCTGGTCTTCACTTCTGAGGAAGGGGACTCTTCCTGCTGGGGGGCTGGCCTAGGCCCTACCAACTCCGGGGGGCTCTCTGGTTCCAGTGGAAGCTGCTTGGGGCTAGTGGTGTTCTTCATGGCGGGAGGCGTGTCTGGGGGAGTGTCGGGCACCAGGGTTGACATCGGTGGTGGTGGCGGCGGTGGGGAGGGGTCACCTTCTGGAGAGGGTCTTGGCTCTGGAGGGGTCCTGGCTGCCATAACTGGAAGTAAAAcacaagagaggagagaaagtgaGACAGAACATCTGTTACCATCAGTTCAACATGTAGCTCTTTCCCTTGTCCAGttgatattcatttattcatacgTGTTTATCAAGTTccttctatgtgccaggccctgttccaGACACTAATGATGTAATGGTGAGAAAATGGCCACAGTCCCTGCGTCTGCAGAGCCCACACTCTGgcaaggcagacagacagacagcgaGGCAATTACTGTATAGAATAAGTACTATGTCTGGAGTAGCAAAGCAGGGATGGCTAACCTATACTGAGGGGGCTTCCTGCAGAAGTAAGAGCCAAGCTGAGGTCTAGGATGAGCTGGAGTTAGCAAACCAAGGCAGAGAGGGTTCTGGCAAAGAGAGGAGCATTTGCAAAGGGGCAGAGGGAGCAGGGTGTATCGGTAAAACTGAGAAGTTGGGGGTAATTAGTGGACTACATGGTAAAGGTTGGTCTCCACGTCTGCCTTCCTCACCTTTCTGCTTTCCCTTGGGGTCACAGGACCCATCCCAACACCCAGTGTTCAGGGCGTGCCTGGGACTGGCCGGGAGGAAAGATATAAGCAGGGGCACAGTGGGATGCCCAGCTGGGGTCTCCAACAGGGTAGGCAACTGGCTACATCCATttcatcatttgttttctttcccagcCACCCTCAGATTTCTTCTTGTAGGAGGTTAATATTTCAGGGTCCTTGTAAAAGACACCAAAGTGCCAAGGAAGGAAGCCACATGATTTGATGTATACACGTTCATGCACACACGTGTGAGCAACTGAAGGACGGGCTTAGGGGTCAGCCAGCCGAGGCCCCGATTCTGACTTCACCACCCCAAGATAGGAAGAGAGGGCCTTGGTAACCTAGGGCAAGCCACTCAACCTCTCTAAGGCTCAGTtttcatatctgtaaaatggggactatGAAAGCCCAAGCTGGTAGGGATGTCAGTGAAGTGCCTGGAACAGTTCATGGGCCAGGACACAAcccttccccctctcctcctgtttGTCTTATGAAGCTGCCAAACAGCAGCCTCTGCACGTTGAGCCCTGGTGCCATCGACTGCTGCCGTCTAGGGAGCTTGAGGGGACAGACGGGGAGCACATCCGCTGCCTGGGCTGAGGGATCGGGGCCACAGCCCATGGAAAGGCCAATCGAAAGGAGCATTTTTCGCTCTCACCACGTGCCTCCATCACGCAGGGCCTTCTGCTAGGAACGGTGGTCCTCTCAGGAGGTGATCAACTCCTCCTCCCTGTGGGTGACAGTGTGTGAACAGAGAGAGGACACTCTAGAAGTCGACTTTGGAACTCTGGGGACCCTCTTCAGGGAGACGGGTGTCCAGTGGGCTCTGACGAAGGCAGACTATTTAACTATCCGGCCTCCCCagtgactgtgtgaccttggactagTTACAGGCCCTGTGTGCCAtagttcctcttctgtaaaatgcagaCAGTAGGCCTGTGATGAGCATTAGTAGCAACAGTAACCACTAACATGCATATATTTCTTGAGAGCTTCCTATGGGGACAGTATTTTACACACATTAGTTTGAATTCTTATGACAATACTTCTAAAGGCGGCActgtaaatatttctttgagataGAGGAGGAGAGTAAAGCGAAAAGAAATTAAGTGAAGTCTGAGGCCACTCAGCTGGGAAGTGAAGGAGTCGGGACTTGAACCAGTGTTGGTCACCAGTGCCCCTGCTCTAACCCCCACACCCTCCGGCCTCTGCATAAGGCAGTGTGAGGTAACACATGTTACACAATGACACCGTCTGAGGCTCACACTATTTTCCCCTCATTCCTGCCCTTCTAGATTCCTGGGTTCCAGGCAAGAGCCCCAGCCAAGGCCCTGTCTCCC is part of the Odocoileus virginianus isolate 20LAN1187 ecotype Illinois chromosome 5, Ovbor_1.2, whole genome shotgun sequence genome and encodes:
- the MAP7D1 gene encoding MAP7 domain-containing protein 1 isoform X1, translating into MESGSRSEPGTGAAPVMAARTPPEPRPSPEGDPSPPPPPPPMSTLVPDTPPDTPPAMKNTTSPKQLPLEPESPPELVGPRPAPQQEESPSSEVKTRGPTPPATGPRDARPPRRSSQPSPPAAPTSDSPPTKQDVKKAGERHKLAKERREERAKYLAAKKAVWLEKEEKAKALREKQLQERRRRLEEQRLKAEQRRAALEERQRQKLEKNKERYEAAIQRSVKKTWAEIRQQRWSWAGALHHSSPGRKTSGSRCSVSAVNLPKHVDSIINKRLSKSSATLWNSPSRNRSLQLSPWESSIVDRLMTPTLSFLARSRSAVTLPRNGRDQGRSRGPGRAPSRGGAGASHASGPRPDRSHPSAAVPLCPRSASASPLTPCSAPRSGHRCAPAGERGDRRKAGAGGSPAPARLRPEASPVQKKEKKDKERENEKEKSALARERSLKKRQSLPASLRPRLSAGNAEHSPKSKARPSSPSTTWHRPASPCLSPGPGHALPPKPPSPRGTTASPKGRVRRKDEAKESPSVVGPEDKTQSKGKASDEREPAALASPAPSPVPSPTPAQPQKEQPTEIPAETAVLTSPPAPAPPVTPSKPMAGTTDREEATRLLAEKRRQAREQREREEQERRLQAERDKRMREEQLAREAEARAEREAEARRREEQEAREKAQAEQEEQERLQKQKEEAEARSREEAERQRLEREKHFQREEQERQERRKRLEEIMKRTRKSEAAETKQKQDRKEATANNSSPGIDPAKAVEARPSELQKEELAPQEPQWSLPNKESPGSLVNGLQPLPAHQENGFSPKGPSGDKSLGRTPEALLPFAEAEAFLKKAVVQPPQVTEVL
- the MAP7D1 gene encoding MAP7 domain-containing protein 1 isoform X7, with amino-acid sequence MESGSRSEPGTGAAPVMAARTPPEPRPSPEGDPSPPPPPPPMSTLVPDTPPDTPPAMKNTTSPKQLPLEPESPPELVGPRPAPQQEESPSSEVKTRGPTPPATGPRDARPPRRSSQPSPPAAPTSDSPPTKQDVKKAGERHKLAKERREERAKYLAAKKAVWLEKEEKAKALREKQLQERRRRLEEQRLKAEQRRAALEERQRQKLEKNKERYEAAIQRSVKKTWAEIRQQRWSWAGALHHSSPGRKTNRSLQLSPWESSIVDRLMTPTLSFLARSRSAVTLPRNGRDQGRSRGPGRAPSRGGAGASHASGPRPDRSHPSAAVPLCPRSASASPLTPCSAPRSGHRCAPAGERGDRRKAGAGGSPAPARLRPEASPVQKKEKKDKERENEKEKSALARERSLKKRQSLPASLRPRLSAGNAEHSPKSKARPSSPSTTWHRPASPCLSPGPGHALPPKPPSPRGTTASPKGRVRRKDEAKESPSVVGPEDKTQSKGKASDEREPAALASPAPSPVPSPTPAQPQKEQPTEIPAETAVLTSPPAPAPPVTPSKPMAGTTDREEATRLLAEKRRQAREQREREEQERRLQAERDKRMREEQLAREAEARAEREAEARRREEQEAREKAQAEQEEQERLQKQKEEAEARSREEAERQRLEREKHFQREEQERQERRKRLEEIMKRTRKSEAAETKKQDRKEATANNSSPGIDPAKAVEARPSELQKEELAPQEPQWSLPNKESPGSLVNGLQPLPAHQENGFSPKGPSGDKSLGRTPEALLPFAEAEAFLKKAVVQPPQVTEVL
- the MAP7D1 gene encoding MAP7 domain-containing protein 1 isoform X9; the protein is MESGSRSEPGTGAAPVMAARTPPEPRPSPEGDPSPPPPPPPMSTLVPDTPPDTPPAMKNTTSPKQLPLEPESPPELVGPRPAPQQEESPSSEVKTRGPTPPATGPRDARPPRRSSQPSPPAAPTSDSPPTKQDVKKAGERHKLAKERREERAKYLAAKKAVWLEKEEKAKALREKQLQERRRRLEEQRLKAEQRRAALEERQRQKLEKNKERYEAAIQRSVKKTWAEIRQQRWSWAGALHHSSPGHRSLQLSPWESSIVDRLMTPTLSFLARSRSAVTLPRNGRDQAVPLCPRSASASPLTPCSAPRSGHRCAPAGERGDRRKAGAGGSPAPARLRPEASPVQKKEKKDKERENEKEKSALARERSLKKRQSLPASLRPRLSAGNAEHSPKSKARPSSPSTTWHRPASPCLSPGPGHALPPKPPSPRGTTASPKGRVRRKDEAKESPSVVGPEDKTQSKGKASDEREPAALASPAPSPVPSPTPAQPQKEQPTEIPAGGQGEKRPKETAVLTSPPAPAPPVTPSKPMAGTTDREEATRLLAEKRRQAREQREREEQERRLQAERDKRMREEQLAREAEARAEREAEARRREEQEAREKAQAEQEEQERLQKQKEEAEARSREEAERQRLEREKHFQREEQERQERRKRLEEIMKRTRKSEAAETKQKQDRKEATANNSSPGIDPAKAVEARPSELQKEELAPQEPQWSLPNKESPGSLVNGLQPLPAHQENGFSPKGPSGDKSLGRTPEALLPFAEAEAFLKKAVVQPPQVTEVL